A genomic region of Dunckerocampus dactyliophorus isolate RoL2022-P2 chromosome 8, RoL_Ddac_1.1, whole genome shotgun sequence contains the following coding sequences:
- the LOC129185919 gene encoding dynein axonemal intermediate chain 1-like isoform X1: MGIEEVLLSLLVVQVTNTQQPVFRYWNFSLSFDVNLSHYTRNLLNMPTSNVTAPAKKKVPGAKSQKAANKRKEEEDDNGDYGWEERAQGKLIKPADQLELTDAELKEEITRLLTAKNPHAPQNIVRYSFKEGAFKLTSVVDQLAVHFVLDGCLIHQDSDEARRLAANEDFPEETAAVDTGPEEEKPEILDASGDGGEDDDAGEDDRPDSVASKTNNQEPKCTNQFNFIERASQTLNNALRDRSCQTVPPPRCNYSATASQWDIYDAYMEELHKQEMKKEKQKSKKDGDKNKKKIMLVDTQSDENHQMTTAIKLLERMVNQNTCNEIAQDFKYFEDAADEFREQEGTLLPLWKFQYDQAKMMCVTALCWNEKYPDLFAVGLGSYDFSKQGRGMLLFYTLKNSTFPEYIFPTSSGVLCLDIHKQHSYLVAVGFYDGCVCVYNLKKKGQDPDYKSTANTGKHTDPVWQVRWQNDDMDNNHIFYSVSSDGRVVSWTLIKNELVFSDAIRLMLTDTVSNGPDGFQELTTAGGTSCDFHKQIDSLFLVGTEEGKIHKCSKNYSSQYLETYDAHNMAVDAVKWNPYHPKVFISCSSDWTVKIWDHTVNIPVFTFELNASVGDVAWAPYSSTVFAAVTTEGSVHVFDLSINKYQAICRQSVVAKNKTKLTHIEFNPIHPIIIVGDDRGTVTSLKLSPNLRKKPKCKKGQELPEGPEVEFAKMEKLLSLLKDPKQSTV; the protein is encoded by the exons CAGATATTGGAACTTTTCTCTGTCGTTTGACGTAAATTTAAGCCATTACACAAGGAACTTGTTGAATATGCCGACTAGTAACGTAACAGCGCCTGCGAAAAAG AAGGTACCTGGCGCAaagtcacaaaaagctgctaaTAAAAGAAAG gaggaggaggatgacaaTGGTGATTATGGCTGGGAAGAAAGGGCCCAGGGGAAACTTATTAAACCTGCAGATCAACTGGAGCTCACTGATGCT GAACTGAAAGAGGAAATCACAAGGCTCCTGACAGCAAAAAATCCACATGCCCCTCAAAATATTGTCCGATACAGCTTCAAG GAAGGTGCGTTCAAGCTCACCAGTGTGGTTGATCAGCTGGCTGTGCACTTTGTTTTGGATGGTTGTCTCATACATCAGGACTCTGATGAGGCTCGTAGGCTGGCAGCCAATGAAGACTTCCCTGAAG AGACAGCAGCAGTCGATACTGGACCAGAGGAAGAGAAACCAGAAATAttg GATGCATCTGGGGATGGAGGTGAGGATGATGATGCTGGAGAAGACGACAGACCAGACAGTGTTGCCTCCAAAACAAACAATCAAGAGCCAAAATGTACGAACCAGTTCAACTTCATCGAAAGAGCCTCTCAAACCCTCAATAACGCACTGCGG GATAGAAGCTGCCAGACTGTACCTCCACCGCGCTGCAACTACTCCGCCACCGCTAGTCAG TGGGACATATATGATGCCTACATGGAGGAGCTGCACaaacaagaaatgaaaaaagagaAACAGAAATCAAAGAAAGAtggtgacaaaaacaaaaaaaagattatgcTCGTCGATACACAG AGTGATGAAAACCACCAAATGACCACTGCAATCAAGCTCTTGGAACGAATGGTCAATCAGAATACATGTAATGAAATAGCACAAG ATTTTAAATACTTTGAGGATGCAGCAGATGAATTCAGGGAGCAGGAGGGCACTCTTCTCCCCCTCTGGAAGTTCCAGTATGACCAAGCCAAAATGATGTGTGtcactgccctctgctg GAATGAAAAATATCCAGATCTGTTTGCTGTGGGATTGGGATCAT ATGACTTCAGCAAACAGGGCCGTGGGATGCTTCTCTTCTACACACTGAAGAACTCCACCTTCCCTGAGTACATCTTCCCTACAAGTTCTGGCGTCCTGTGCCTGGACATCCATAAGCAACATTCCTACTTGGTGGCTGTAGGCTTCTatgatggctgtgtgtgtgtgtacaacttGAAGAAGAAGGGACAGGACCCTGACTATAAGAGTACTGCTAATACTGGCAAGCATACCGACCCTGTCTGGCAG GTACGCTGGCAAAATGATGACATGGACAACAACCACATTTTCTATTCTGTGTCCTCTGATGGCCGTGTTGTGTCTTGGACGCTCATTAAG AATGAGCTGGTCTTCTCAGATGCTATCAGGCTAATGCTGACTGACACAGTGTCTAATGGGCCAGATGGTTTTCAGGAGCTCACCACTG CTGGCGGTACATCCTGTGACTTCCACAAACAGATCGACTCTCTCTTCCTTGTTGGCACTGAGGAAGGTAAAATACACAAG TGCTCCAAGAATTACTCGAGCCAATATCTCGAGACCTATGATGCCCACAACATGGCAGTGGATGCAGTGAAGTGGAATCCCTACCACCCAAAGGTTTTTATATCTTGCAGTTCTGACTGGACCGTAAAGATCTGGGACCATACTGTCAA CATTCCAGTGTTCACTTTTGAGCTCAATGCATCAGTTGGTGACGTGGCCTGGGCGCCGTACTCCTCCACTGTCTTTGCTGCTGTCACCACAGAAGGATCG GTTCATGTGTTTGACCTGAGCATCAACAAGTATCAGGCTATCTGCCGGCAATCAGTGGTGGCCAAAAACAAGACCAAGTTGACTCACATTGAGTTTAATCCCATCCATCCCATCATCATAGTCGGTGATGACCGAGGCACCGTCACCAGCCTCAAACTCTCCCCCAACCTCCGCAAGAAACCAAAG TGCAAAAAGGGTCAAGAGTTGCCTGAAGGTCCTGAAGTGGAATTCGCCAAGATGGAGAAGCTCCTCAGCCTATTGAAGGACCCTAAGCAGAGTACAGTTTAA
- the LOC129185919 gene encoding dynein axonemal intermediate chain 1-like isoform X2, producing MPLKILSDTASRKVRSSSPVWLISWLCTLFWMVVSYIRTLMRLVGWQPMKTSLKRQQQSILDQRKRNQKYWMHLGMEVRMMMLEKTTDQTVLPPKQTIKSQNVRTSSTSSKEPLKPSITHCGSCQTVPPPRCNYSATASQWDIYDAYMEELHKQEMKKEKQKSKKDGDKNKKKIMLVDTQSDENHQMTTAIKLLERMVNQNTCNEIAQDFKYFEDAADEFREQEGTLLPLWKFQYDQAKMMCVTALCWNEKYPDLFAVGLGSYDFSKQGRGMLLFYTLKNSTFPEYIFPTSSGVLCLDIHKQHSYLVAVGFYDGCVCVYNLKKKGQDPDYKSTANTGKHTDPVWQVRWQNDDMDNNHIFYSVSSDGRVVSWTLIKNELVFSDAIRLMLTDTVSNGPDGFQELTTAGGTSCDFHKQIDSLFLVGTEEGKIHKCSKNYSSQYLETYDAHNMAVDAVKWNPYHPKVFISCSSDWTVKIWDHTVNIPVFTFELNASVGDVAWAPYSSTVFAAVTTEGSVHVFDLSINKYQAICRQSVVAKNKTKLTHIEFNPIHPIIIVGDDRGTVTSLKLSPNLRKKPKCKKGQELPEGPEVEFAKMEKLLSLLKDPKQSTV from the exons ATGCCCCTCAAAATATTGTCCGATACAGCTTCAAG GAAGGTGCGTTCAAGCTCACCAGTGTGGTTGATCAGCTGGCTGTGCACTTTGTTTTGGATGGTTGTCTCATACATCAGGACTCTGATGAGGCTCGTAGGCTGGCAGCCAATGAAGACTTCCCTGAAG AGACAGCAGCAGTCGATACTGGACCAGAGGAAGAGAAACCAGAAATAttg GATGCATCTGGGGATGGAGGTGAGGATGATGATGCTGGAGAAGACGACAGACCAGACAGTGTTGCCTCCAAAACAAACAATCAAGAGCCAAAATGTACGAACCAGTTCAACTTCATCGAAAGAGCCTCTCAAACCCTCAATAACGCACTGCGG AAGCTGCCAGACTGTACCTCCACCGCGCTGCAACTACTCCGCCACCGCTAGTCAG TGGGACATATATGATGCCTACATGGAGGAGCTGCACaaacaagaaatgaaaaaagagaAACAGAAATCAAAGAAAGAtggtgacaaaaacaaaaaaaagattatgcTCGTCGATACACAG AGTGATGAAAACCACCAAATGACCACTGCAATCAAGCTCTTGGAACGAATGGTCAATCAGAATACATGTAATGAAATAGCACAAG ATTTTAAATACTTTGAGGATGCAGCAGATGAATTCAGGGAGCAGGAGGGCACTCTTCTCCCCCTCTGGAAGTTCCAGTATGACCAAGCCAAAATGATGTGTGtcactgccctctgctg GAATGAAAAATATCCAGATCTGTTTGCTGTGGGATTGGGATCAT ATGACTTCAGCAAACAGGGCCGTGGGATGCTTCTCTTCTACACACTGAAGAACTCCACCTTCCCTGAGTACATCTTCCCTACAAGTTCTGGCGTCCTGTGCCTGGACATCCATAAGCAACATTCCTACTTGGTGGCTGTAGGCTTCTatgatggctgtgtgtgtgtgtacaacttGAAGAAGAAGGGACAGGACCCTGACTATAAGAGTACTGCTAATACTGGCAAGCATACCGACCCTGTCTGGCAG GTACGCTGGCAAAATGATGACATGGACAACAACCACATTTTCTATTCTGTGTCCTCTGATGGCCGTGTTGTGTCTTGGACGCTCATTAAG AATGAGCTGGTCTTCTCAGATGCTATCAGGCTAATGCTGACTGACACAGTGTCTAATGGGCCAGATGGTTTTCAGGAGCTCACCACTG CTGGCGGTACATCCTGTGACTTCCACAAACAGATCGACTCTCTCTTCCTTGTTGGCACTGAGGAAGGTAAAATACACAAG TGCTCCAAGAATTACTCGAGCCAATATCTCGAGACCTATGATGCCCACAACATGGCAGTGGATGCAGTGAAGTGGAATCCCTACCACCCAAAGGTTTTTATATCTTGCAGTTCTGACTGGACCGTAAAGATCTGGGACCATACTGTCAA CATTCCAGTGTTCACTTTTGAGCTCAATGCATCAGTTGGTGACGTGGCCTGGGCGCCGTACTCCTCCACTGTCTTTGCTGCTGTCACCACAGAAGGATCG GTTCATGTGTTTGACCTGAGCATCAACAAGTATCAGGCTATCTGCCGGCAATCAGTGGTGGCCAAAAACAAGACCAAGTTGACTCACATTGAGTTTAATCCCATCCATCCCATCATCATAGTCGGTGATGACCGAGGCACCGTCACCAGCCTCAAACTCTCCCCCAACCTCCGCAAGAAACCAAAG TGCAAAAAGGGTCAAGAGTTGCCTGAAGGTCCTGAAGTGGAATTCGCCAAGATGGAGAAGCTCCTCAGCCTATTGAAGGACCCTAAGCAGAGTACAGTTTAA
- the LOC129186201 gene encoding dynein axonemal intermediate chain 1-like — protein sequence MSKDQTPLGKSHKSNKKKDDDDPGKLIKPLDQLDLTDAELKDEITRILTATNPHAPDNLAHYKYNDGAYRLTTAMEHLAVHFVLEGCLEHDDDASSLTSEDVPEDVDTAAEPVEDTSGEDDDAGEDDRAESVASKANNQEPKTTNQFNFIERASQTLNNALHGRSCQTIPPPRCNYFATATQWAIYDAYMEELQQQEIKKEKQNSKKDDDKAKKKILLIETPSDDINQVAKAVKMFERMVNQNTFNEISQDFRYFEDAADEFREQEGTLLPLWKFQYDKARIMSVTSLCWNNIYPDFFGVGLGSYDFNKQGRGMLLFYTMKNSTFPEYIFPTSSGVLCLDIHKQHSYLVAVGFYDGCVCVYNLKKKGQDPEYKSTVNTGKHSDPVWQVRWQNDNSLTFYSVSCDGRVVSWTIIKNELVFSDAIRLMLTDRVSDGLDGIQELITASGTSCDFHKQIDSLFLVGTEEGKIHKCSKNYSSQYLETYDAHNMAVDAVKWNPYHSKVFISCSTDWTVKIWDHDYKTPMFTFDLNASVGDVAWAPYSSTVFAAVTTDGLVHVFDLAINKYQAICQQPVVSKKKTKLTHIEFNPIHPVVIVGDDRGSVISLKLSPNLRKKPKGKKGRDLVEGPEAEVAKMEKLLSLLRDLGQSTV from the exons ATGAGCAAAGATCAA ACACCGCTGGGCAAGTCTCACAAAAGTAACAAGAAAAAG GATGATGATGATCCTGGGAAACTCATTAAGCCTCTCGATCAACTGGATCTTACTGATGCA GAGCTAAAAGATGAAATCACAAGGATCCTGACCGCAACGAATCCACATGCTCCTGATAATCTTGCCCACTATAAATATAAC gaTGGTGCTTACAGGCTGACCACCGCTATGGAGCACTTGGCTGTCCACTTCGTCTTGGAGGGCTGTCTGGAACACGATGATGATGCTAGTAGTCTGACCAGTGAAGACGTCCCTGAAGATG TTGATACGGCAGCAGAACCTGTTGAG GATACTTCTGGGGAGGATGATGATGCTGGAGAGGATGACAGAGCAGAAAGTGTTGCCTCCAAAGCAAACAATCAGGAGCCAAAAACTACTAACCAATTCAACTTCATCGAAAGAGCCTCTCAAACACTCAACAATGCACTGCAC GGTAGAAGCTGCCAGACTATACCACCTCCCCGCTGCAACTACTTCGCCACCGCTACTCAG TGGGCGATATATGATGCATACATGGAGGAACTGCAGcaacaagaaataaaaaaagagaaacagaACTCAAAGAAAGATGATGACAAAGCCAAAAAGAAGATTCTGCTCATTGAGACACCA AGCGATGACATCAACCAAGTAGCCAAAGCAGTCAAGATGTTTGAGCGAATGGTCAACCAGAATACATTTAACGAAATATCACAAG ATTTTAGATACTTCGAGGATGCAGCGGATGAATTCAGGGAACAGGAGGGCACTCTTCTTCCCCTGTGGAAGTTCCAATATGACAAAGCCAGAATTATGTCAGTCACATCCCTGTGCTG GAATAATATCTACCCGGACTTTTTTGGAGTGGGATTGGGATCGT ATGACTTCAACAAACAGGGCCGTGGGATGCTTCTCTTCTACACAATGAAGAACTCTACCTTCCCTGAGTACATCTTCCCTACAAGTTCTGGCGTCCTGTGCCTGGACATCCATAAGCAACATTCCTACTTGGTGGCTGTAGGCTTCTatgatggctgtgtgtgtgtgtacaatttGAAGAAGAAGGGACAGGACCCTGAGTATAAGAGTACTGTTAATACTGGCAAGCACAGTGACCCTGTATGGCAG GTACGGTGGCAGAATGACAACAGCCTTACTTTCTATTCTGTGTCCTGTGATGGCCGAGTTGTGTCTTGGACAATCATCAAG AATGAGCTGGTCTTCTCAGATGCTATCAGGCTAATGCTGACTGATAGAGTGTCTGATGGCCTAGATGGTATTCAAGAGCTCATTACCG CTAGCGGTACATCCTGTGACTTCCACAAACAGATCGACTCTCTCTTCCTTGTTGGCACTGAGGAAGGTAAAATACACAAG TGCTCCAAGAATTACTCGAGCCAATATCTAGAGACCTATGATGCCCACAATATGGCAGTGGATGCAGTAAAGTGGAATCCCTACCACTCAAAGGTTTTCATCTCTTGCAGTACAGACTGGACGGTCAAGATCTGGGACCATGATTACAA AACTCCCATGTTCACCTTTGACCTCAATGCATCAGTTGGTGACGTGGCCTGGGCACCATACTCCTCCACTGTCTTTGCTGCTGTCACCACAGACGGACTG GTCCATGTTTTTGACCTGGCCATCAACAAGTATCAGGCTATCTGCCAGcagccagtggtgtccaaaaagAAGACCAAGCTAACACACATTGAGTTTAATCCCATCCATCCTGTTGTCATAGTGGGTGACGATCGAGGCTCCGTTATCAGCCTCAAGCTGTCCCCTAACCTCCGCAAGAAACCGAAG GGGAAGAAGGGCCGGGATTTGGTCGAAGGTCCTGAAGCAGAAGTAGCCAAGATGGAGAAACTACTCAGTTTGTTGAGAGACCTCGGGCAaagcacagtttaa